A single genomic interval of Balaenoptera musculus isolate JJ_BM4_2016_0621 chromosome 14, mBalMus1.pri.v3, whole genome shotgun sequence harbors:
- the TRAFD1 gene encoding TRAF-type zinc finger domain-containing protein 1, whose protein sequence is MAEFLDGQDTRLCDNCKKEIPVFNFTIHEIHCQRNIGMCPICKEPFPKSDMETHMATEHCQVTCKCNKKLEKRQLKKHEETECPLRLALCQHCDLELSVLKLKDHEDYCGARTELCGSCGRNVLVKDLKTHPEVCGRDVEEKRDEVAVPPNAYDDSWGQDGIWIASQLRQIEALDPRMRLPRRSLRAFESDLFQSRITNQRSMTAQFPIQNNLLEEQERQERNRSRQTLKEGGEDSANLDFMLALSLQNEGQAPNLAEQDFWRVICEADQSREGPGALNDIRGAADETMLPCEFCEELYPEELLIDHQTSCNPSCALPPISVGNASPKGVEDPDVTFQKLMRQAASNQLDSLMGLSSSPPVEDSIIIPCEFCGVQLEEEVLFHHQDQCDQRPATANNHMSEGIPSQDLQPRQTSPELPKRRVRHQGDLSSGYMDGIKQEVAKGPTCPLPASRPTNTMTATSNRLPTSTSGPRPGCQPSPPRALKLNNLDSQGIQGRSRNSHNGALAPGHVPVVHSARSLYPENLVPSFPCGPSGRYGASGRSEGGSNPRVTPTTASYRSRTAKAKPPKQQGAGDAEEEEEEE, encoded by the exons caaaaaagaaattcCTGTGTTTAACTTTACCATCCATGAGATCCACTGTCAAAGGAACATTGGTATGTGTCCTATCTGCAAGGAACCATTTCCCAAATCTGACATGGAGACTCACATGGCTACAGAACACTGTCAG GTGACCTGCAAATGTAACAAGAAGTTGGAGAAGAGGCAGTTAAAGAAGCATGAG GAGACTGAGTGTCCTCTACGACTTGCCCTTTGCCAGCACTGTGATTTGGAGCTTTCTGTTCTCAAACTGAAAGACCACGAAGATTACTGTGGTGCCCGGACAGAGTTATGTGGCAGCTGTGGGCGCAATGTCCTGGTGAAAGATCTGAAGACTCACCCTGAAGTTTGTGGGAGAGAtgtggaggaaaagagagatgagGTTGCCGTGCCACCTAATGCATATGATGATTCTTGGGGTCAAGATGGTATCTGGATTGCATCCCAACTCAGGCAAATTGAGGCTCTGGACCCACGCATGAGGCTCCCTCGAAGGTCCCTGAGAGCCTTTGAATCAGACCTTTTCCAAAGTAGAATCACCAACCAAAGGAGCATGACAGCCCAGTTTCCAATTCAGAATAATCTAT tGGAAGAACaagaaaggcaggaaaggaataGAAGCCGACAGACCCTCAAAGAGGGTGGTGAAGACAGTGCAAACTTGGATTTCATGTTGGCCCTAAGTCTGCAAAATGAAGGCCAGGCCCCCAACTTGGCAGAGCAGGACTTCTGGAGGGTCATATGTGAGGCAGACCAGTCCCGTGAAGGTCCCGGTGCTCTGAATGACATAAGGG GTGCAGCTGATGAGACCATGTTGCCTTGTGAATTTTGTGAGGAGCTCTACCCAGAGGAACTGCTGATTGACCATCAG acAAGTTGTAACCCTTCATGTGCCTTACCTCCGATCAGTGTGGGCAATGCTTCTCCCAAAGGGGTGGAGGACCCTGATGTCACCTTCCAGAAGTTGATGCGGCAGGCTGCAAGTAACCAGTTAGACTCCTTGATGGGCCTGAGCAGTTCGCCTCCTGTGGAGGACAGCATCATCATCCCATGTGAATTCTGTGGGGTCCAGCTGGAAGAGGAGGTGCTGTTCCATCACCAG GACCAGTGTGACCAACGCCCAGCTACAGCAAACAACCACATGTCGGAGGGGATTCCTAGTCAGGATCTCCAGCCTCGACAGACCTCACCAGAGCTGCCCAAGAGGCGTGTCAGACACCAGG GAGACCTGTCTTCTGGTTACATGGATGGTATCAAGCAGGAAGTGGCTAAAGGGCCCacctgtcctctccctgccagCAGACCCACTAACACTATGACGGCTACTTCTAACCGCCTGCCAACATCCACATCAGGCCCCAGGCCTGGGTGCCAGCCCAGCCCTCCTCGCGCTCTGAAGCTCAACAACTTAGACAGCCAGGGCATCCAGGGGCGCAGTCGAAACAGCCATAATGGGGCCCTGGCTCCTGGGCACGTTCCAGTGGTTCACTCCGCTCGAAGTCTCTACCCAGAAAACCTTGTGCCCTCTTTCCCCTGTGGGCCTTCAGGGAGATACGGAGCAAG TGGCAGGAGTGAAGGTGGCAGCAACCCCCGGGTCACCCCCACGACTGCCAGCTACCGCAGCAGAACTGCAAAG GCAAAACCCCCCAAGCAGCAGGGAGCTGGGgatgcagaggaggaagaggaggaggagtaa